A stretch of the Mesorhizobium huakuii genome encodes the following:
- a CDS encoding DUF952 domain-containing protein: MSQFIYKITPQAAWREAEASGRFTGALIDVADGFIHFSTAAQVRETAAKHFSGQVDLLLVAIDAASLGDALKYEVSRGGALFPHLYGVLEVNTVKWVKPLLLGADGAHQFPPLEAE, encoded by the coding sequence ATGTCTCAGTTTATCTACAAGATAACCCCGCAAGCGGCTTGGCGCGAGGCCGAAGCCAGTGGCCGCTTCACCGGCGCGCTGATCGACGTCGCCGACGGCTTCATCCATTTCTCCACGGCAGCGCAGGTCCGGGAAACCGCGGCAAAGCATTTTTCCGGCCAGGTAGACCTACTGCTGGTCGCCATCGACGCCGCCAGCCTGGGCGATGCCTTGAAATACGAGGTTTCGCGCGGCGGCGCGCTGTTTCCGCATCTTTACGGCGTGCTGGAGGTGAACACCGTCAAGTGGGTCAAGCCGCTGCTGCTTGGCGCCGATGGCGCGCACCAGTTCCCGCCGTTGGAGGCCGAATGA
- a CDS encoding quinone-dependent dihydroorotate dehydrogenase gives MSLFDRLGQKLLFTFDPETAHGMSIAALRCGLPVGARTVHDSRLKVSLCGLDFPNPLGMAAGYDKNAEVPDALLGLGFGFAEVGTVTPLPQAGNPKPRIFRLTADEAVINRLGFNNEGHAAAEKRLAARKGRPGIVGVNIGANKDSADRVSDYARGVARFASYARYLTVNISSPNTPGLRNMQAREQLGGLLSRVMAARASAAAQPPIFLKIAPDLVEAELEDIAAEVVEKRIDGIIVSNTTISRPALHSTDTAGETGGLSGKPLFERSTTVLAKMRKLLGPGIAIVGVGGVDSAETALEKIRAGADLVQLYTSMIYAGPALPGRIVAGMARFAEMARLKSIRELRDSHLDLWASKPL, from the coding sequence ATGAGTCTGTTCGACCGGCTTGGCCAAAAACTGCTGTTCACCTTCGATCCGGAAACCGCGCATGGGATGTCCATCGCGGCACTGCGTTGCGGATTGCCGGTCGGCGCGCGGACGGTGCACGACAGCAGGCTGAAGGTCAGCCTCTGCGGTCTCGATTTCCCCAACCCGCTCGGCATGGCGGCCGGCTACGACAAGAATGCCGAGGTACCCGACGCGCTGCTTGGCCTCGGTTTCGGCTTTGCCGAGGTCGGCACGGTCACGCCGCTGCCGCAGGCGGGCAACCCGAAGCCGCGCATCTTCCGGCTGACGGCGGACGAGGCGGTGATCAACCGGCTGGGCTTCAACAATGAAGGTCATGCGGCGGCCGAGAAACGCCTTGCCGCGCGCAAGGGACGTCCCGGCATTGTCGGCGTCAACATCGGTGCCAACAAAGACAGCGCCGACCGCGTCAGTGACTATGCGCGCGGCGTCGCGCGCTTTGCCTCCTATGCCCGCTACCTCACGGTCAACATCTCCTCGCCGAACACGCCCGGCCTGCGCAACATGCAGGCGCGCGAGCAGCTCGGCGGACTTTTGTCGCGTGTCATGGCCGCGCGTGCGTCAGCCGCAGCCCAGCCGCCCATTTTTCTCAAGATTGCGCCGGATCTGGTCGAGGCCGAGCTGGAGGATATCGCCGCCGAGGTCGTTGAAAAACGGATCGACGGCATCATCGTCTCCAACACCACCATTTCGCGGCCGGCATTGCACAGCACGGACACCGCCGGCGAGACCGGTGGCCTTTCGGGAAAACCGCTATTCGAACGCTCGACCACCGTGCTGGCAAAGATGCGCAAGCTGCTTGGCCCGGGCATCGCCATCGTCGGGGTGGGCGGCGTCGATTCCGCCGAGACGGCGCTGGAGAAGATCCGTGCGGGTGCCGATCTCGTCCAACTCTACACCAGCATGATCTATGCCGGACCGGCACTGCCGGGACGCATTGTTGCAGGGATGGCACGCTTCGCCGAGATGGCGCGGCTCAAGTCGATTCGCGAATTGCGCGACAGCCATCTCGATCTATGGGCGTCGAAGCCGCTCTAA
- a CDS encoding response regulator transcription factor, with product MPSGYSFVIADDHPLFRGALREALAGIGNVAAIHEAGDFESAKALVVANEDVDLVLLDLSMPGASGLSGLISLRGIHPAVPLIVVSAHDDPATIRRALDLGASGFISKSASMEEIRNAVQSVLAGDIAAPVGVDLGVERDPEISDLIKRLQALTPQQTRVLGMLAEGLLNKQIAYELGVSEATIKAHVSAILQKLGVDSRTQAVILLSKIGSDPLQPAH from the coding sequence TTGCCGTCAGGCTATTCTTTCGTCATCGCCGACGATCACCCGTTGTTTCGCGGTGCGTTGCGCGAAGCGCTTGCCGGCATCGGCAATGTCGCCGCCATTCACGAGGCCGGCGATTTCGAAAGTGCCAAGGCATTGGTCGTGGCCAATGAGGATGTCGATCTGGTGCTGCTCGATTTGTCGATGCCGGGCGCCAGCGGCCTCTCCGGCCTGATTTCGCTGCGCGGCATCCATCCGGCGGTGCCGCTGATCGTGGTTTCGGCGCATGACGATCCGGCGACCATCAGGCGCGCGCTCGATCTTGGCGCATCCGGCTTCATCTCCAAATCGGCCAGCATGGAAGAGATCCGCAACGCCGTGCAATCGGTGCTCGCCGGTGACATCGCGGCGCCCGTCGGCGTCGATCTCGGCGTCGAGCGCGACCCCGAAATATCGGACCTGATCAAGCGGCTGCAGGCGCTGACACCGCAGCAGACCCGCGTGCTCGGCATGCTGGCCGAAGGCTTGCTCAACAAGCAGATCGCCTATGAGCTCGGCGTCTCCGAGGCGACCATCAAGGCGCATGTCTCGGCCATTCTGCAAAAGCTCGGCGTCGACAGTCGCACCCAGGCGGTGATCCTTTTGTCCAAGATCGGCAGTGACCCGTTGCAGCCAGCGCATTGA